The DNA region CGTGCAGCCGGCGGAGACCTTCGCCCAGCACCGACCGATAAGGAGCTTACTATCGCTCATGAAGAAGCTGATGTTCAAAATAAACTCCATGACATGGAGAACAACAATCCGTCGGAACCACGGCAAGGTCCATAAACTTTGCTATACTAAACCTACATGGCAGTATACAAAGTACCTCAGGATGTTGAAGCCGATGACAAGTTGATCGGTCCATTTAGCTTTCGCCAGTTTATCTATATTATTATTGCGATTATTGCTATCGGTCTTGCCTGGGGACTTGCTCAAATATTTGTAGGGCTAGCCTTAATACCACTACCTTTAGTAGTACTTTTTGGTGCGCTCGCGCTGCCGCTTCGTAAAGACCAGCCCATGGAAATATATCTCGCAGCGGTAGTGTCATTTCACTTAAAACCCCGCAAACGCCTTTGGCTCCCGGATGGGATTCAATCACTGGTAGAGATTACGGCACCTAAAGTTGTTGAAATTCAACGTACAAAGGATTTATCTCAGTCTGAAGCCGAACAAAGGCTCTCTTACCTTGCAAATATCGTTGACACTGGCGGCTGGGCTGTGAGGGGAGTAAGTACCCCAACTCCTGATAGCGCTATGCAAAACGACGTTTACTACGCCGCTCAGCAAACAGAAGATGTTCTCGATACGAATAGTGGCGTCGCCCAGTCTTTCAATACAATGATCAACCAAGCGGAAGTTGAGCGGAGAGAAGAAATGATTGCCCACATGAAAGAGGAGCCAAAGACGACAGCTATCGTCCCTCAGGTGCCTGATCCATATGCAAGCCTGGCGCCCTCGGCACCTTCCCAACAGACAATGCCAACCGCCTCAACGCCTGTGACGGATGATCCGCACCTTACGTATAATCCGTATCCAAATAGTATTCACCAGACGGTTATCAACCCCCTAGGAAGCACTCCTCGGTCCGTGCAAGCACCAATATCCGCTCCATCGACAGCTGCCGCTCCACCGTCTGTGCCGACGGCAGTACCCGCGCCCGTGCAAACTGCGCAAACAAACACTAGCGAAGCGGTAGTGTCACCTGATATAATAAACCTTGCAAATAACTCTGATTTATCTATCGAGACGATTGCGCACGAAGCCAACCGTATTCACGAGAAGGAAGAGCAAAAACTTCCCGACGATGAAGTGGTCATTTCATTGCGATAACAGATAGATAGTCGGCCGAGGAGAAGAGTGGGACGTGCCGCCAAATAATCAACAACCTCTACAACCAACCCCAGGGTCTGCTCCGAATATTCAGCAGCCTGTTCCTGCCGCCCCTCAAGTCCCCCTGCCACCCCAGCCTCAACAGCAGCCAAACGCCGTTGGGTCGGGTCAACAAGCTCAGCAGGCTAAAAAACCAGCAAACCCTAATACAACCCAAAATAGTCTTTTGATTTCTGAAATACGGGAAGGGATGGCGATTATGAGCGACGGCAGTTTTCGTGCGGTCGTGGCCTGTAAATCTATTAACTTCGACCTTATGAGCTCTCGCGAGCGGGAAGGTGTTGAGTATAGCTACCAGAACTTCCTTAACGCACTGTATTTTCCAGTACAGATCTTCATTCGCTCACAGCGTGTCGATATTGGTCCGTATCTTGATCGGCTTGCCAATATCCGCCGATCTCAAGATAATATGCTTCTGAATGTACTAATGGATGATTATATCAATTTCATCGATGTGCTTTCGCAGGAAGCAAATATTATGGATAAGAGCTTTTTTATTGTTATTCCATACTATCCGACGGGCGATCTTAATAATGTTGTTGAACAAAGTAAAGGCTTCTTTAGTAAGATCTTCGCCAAGGCTCCTACAACTGCGACCAAAATTGATAAGGTCGCCTACGACAAGGCGAAGGATGAGATCAAAAACCGTGTTGATTCTGTAATGAGCGGTTTGTTCCAGATTGGCATTAAGAGCGTTCAACTTAATACCAAGGAACTCGGTGAACTTTATTACAATATGTACAACCCCGATACAGCCGTACGGGAACCACTTGGTGATTTTGAGAACGTAACAAGCATGTACGTTGCCAAGGGCCAGGGAGAAGCTCCTCGTCCACACCTGCAAGAAGGGGGTATGTAGAAATGGCCAAGAAAAAACTTGATCCAATTGACATTGCTGCTCAGCAGCGCGCCCGCGAACAAGCCGAGGTAGAACAAGCGTTCTTAAAAGGAATGACGACGCTTCGTGACCTCATTGCGCCAAGTAGCATTGAAATTCACTCCAGTCACTTTAGGCTCGGGACGAAATATGGTCGTACGCTATATATTTATGGGTATCCGCGCCAGATCTACACGGGTTGGCTGAGCTCACTTATTAATATCGATGAAGTACTCGACATCAGTATGTTTATTTATCCGGTTGAAAGCCAGGTGGTACTTAATAATCTTCGCAAAAAGGTGACTCAGCTTGAAGCAACCATGTCCATCAACAGTGAAAAGGGAAGAACTCGTGATCCAGGGCTTGAGGCAGCCTTGCAAGATGCCGAGGAACTACGCGATCAGTTACAAGTGGGTGCCGAACGCTTTTTCCGCTATGGCCTGTATGTCACCTTATACGCCGATAGCATGGACGAGCTGAGCTTTGTACAGCACAAAATTGAAACGATATTCGGTCAGCAGTTGATCTT from Candidatus Saccharimonadales bacterium includes:
- a CDS encoding PrgI family protein translates to MAVYKVPQDVEADDKLIGPFSFRQFIYIIIAIIAIGLAWGLAQIFVGLALIPLPLVVLFGALALPLRKDQPMEIYLAAVVSFHLKPRKRLWLPDGIQSLVEITAPKVVEIQRTKDLSQSEAEQRLSYLANIVDTGGWAVRGVSTPTPDSAMQNDVYYAAQQTEDVLDTNSGVAQSFNTMINQAEVERREEMIAHMKEEPKTTAIVPQVPDPYASLAPSAPSQQTMPTASTPVTDDPHLTYNPYPNSIHQTVINPLGSTPRSVQAPISAPSTAAAPPSVPTAVPAPVQTAQTNTSEAVVSPDIINLANNSDLSIETIAHEANRIHEKEEQKLPDDEVVISLR